The sequence CTTATCGTGAACTTGAAGCCTTTACACAGTTTGGTTCTGATCTTGATTCAGCAACACAGGCTAAGCTTAATCGCGGACGCCGCACAGTAGAAGTTCTTAAACAAGGACTTCACAAACCTTTGGCAGTTGAAAAACAAGTCTTGATTCTTTATGCTTTGACACATGGCTTTTTAGACAGTGTTCCTGTTGATGATATTTTGACTTTCCAAGATGATATGTTTGATTACATTGACTCACACGACGCTGGTATCTTTGAAACGATTCGCACAACGAAGGATCTTCCAGAAGAAGCGGTGCTGGATAAAGCCATTCAGACTTTCAAAGATCAGTCACAATTTAGTTAATAATGGGAGGGATCTAGTATGACAGGCTCTCTTAGTGAAATCAAGGCAAGAATTACTTCAACACAAAAGACGGGGAAAATTACCAGTGCCATGAAAATGGTGTCTTCTGCTAAATTGGTAAAATCTGAACAAGCTGCTAAAGATTTTCAAATCTATGCTTCAAAAATTCGTCAAATTACAACGGATCTTTTACATTCTGATTTGAGGAAGGGTTCCAGCAATCCGATGCTTATTTCACGTCCAATTAAGAAGACGGCTTATATTGTCATTACTTCTGATAAAGGTTTGGTTGGTGCCTACAATTCAACCATCCTAAAAGCTGTTATGGATACCATTAAGGATTATCATCCAAAGGGTGATGATTATACCATCATTTCTATTGGTGGAATGGGATCGGACTTTTTCAGAGCTCGTCATATTCCAGTAGCTTTTGAATTACGTGGGTTGGAAGATAATCCCAGTTTTGAAGAAGTTAACCGTATCATTTCCAAGTCTGTTGAAATGTACAAAAATGAGCTTTTTGATGAACTTTATGTCTGTTACAGTCATCATATTAATAGTTTAACCAGTCAGGTTCGTGTTGAAAAAATGCTTCCTATCTCTGATTTGGATGCAGATGAAGCTAGTGAAGACAATATCGCTAACTTCGAATTAGAACCTAGTCGAGAAGCTATTTTGGAACAACTCTTACCTCAATATGCAGAAAGTTTGATTTATGGAGCAATTATTGATGCTAAAACAGCAGAGCATGCTGCAGGTATGACAGCTATGCAGACTGCAACAGATAATGCAGACAAGGTCATTGAAGATTTAACAAAACTATATAATCGTGTGCGTCAAGCTGCGATTACACAAGAAATTACAGAGATTGTTGCGGGTGCCAATGCCCTAGACTAATCTAATACTTTAAAAGGAGAAAAAAATGAGCACAGGCAAAATTGCTCAGGTAGTTGGTCCTGTTGTTGATGTTGCATTTGCGACAGATGATAAACTTCCTGAGATTAATAATGCATTGGTCGTTTATAAAGATGGTGACAAGTCTCAAAGAATTGTTCTTGAAGTTGCCCTTGAACTTGGTGATGGACTAGTTCGTACCATTGCTATGGAGTCAACTGATGGTTTAACGCGTGGGCTTGAAGTCTTTGATACGGGTCGTGCTATCAGTGTTCCGGTTGGAAAAGAAACACTAGGTCGTGTCTTTAATGTTCTTGGAGATACGATTGACCTTGATAAACCTTTTGCAGAAGATGTTGAACGTCAGCCAATTCATAAAAAGGCACCATCATTTGATGATCTATCAACTTCAACTGAGATTTTAGAAACAGGAATTAAAGTTATTGACCTTCTTGCCCCTTATCTTAAAGGTGGTAAAGTCGGCCTTTTCGGTGGTGCTGGTGTCGGAAAGACCGTTTTGATTCAGGAGTTAATTCATAATATTGCTCAAGAGCATGGCGGGATTTCGGTATTTACTGGTGTTGGTGAACGGACACGTGAAGGAAATGACCTTTATTGGGAAATGAAGGAATCTGGTGTTATTGAAAAAACAGCTATGGTCTTTGGTCAGATGAATGAACCGCCTGGAGCACGGATGCGTGTTGCTCTTACTGGTCTCACCATTGCTGAATATTTCCGTGATGTAGAAGGTCAGGATGTGCTTCTTTTCATTGATAATATTTTCCGCTTCACACAAGCAGGTTCTGAAGTGTCAGCCCTTCTTGGCCGTATGCCGTCAGCTGTTGGTTACCAGCCAACTTTAGCAACTGAAATGGGGCAATTACAAGAGCGGATTACATCAACTAAGAAAGGTTCTGTTACATCCATTCAAGCTATCTATGTGCCAGCCGATGACTACACTGACCCTGCGCCAGCTACAGCCTTTGCTCACTTAGATTCAACCACCAACCTTGAACGCCGTCTGACGCAAATGGGGATTTATCCAGCCGTGGATCCTTTAGCCTCAAGTTCACGTGCTCTCTCACCTGAAATTGTTGGTCAAGAGCACTATGATGTTGCTACAGAAGTGCAGCATGTTCTGCAGCGCTATCGTGAGTTACAAGATATTATTGCTATTCTTGGTATGGATGAGTTATCCGATGAAGAAAAGACTCTGGTTGGCCGTGCGCGTCGGATTCAGTTCTTCCTTTCACAAAACTTCAATGTTGCAGAACAATTTACAGGACAGCCGGGTTCTTATGTTCCTGTTGCTGAAACTGTTCGTGGATTTAAGGAAATTCTCGAAGGAAAATATGACGATCTTCCAGAAGATGCTTTCCGAAGTGTTGGAGCTATTGAGGATGTTGTGGAAAAAGCCAAGAAGATGGGTGTTTGAATGAGGTGATCAAATGGCAGAAATGACTGTACAAATTGTAACGCCAGATGGTTTAAAATATGATCATCATGCCAAGTTCATTTTGGTTAAAACGCCAAATGGTGAATTGGGAGTTTTGGCAAATCACGAAAATTTAATTGCCCCCCTTGAGGTTCACGAGATGAAAATTAAACGTATTGATGATGACAGTCATGTTGATTGGGTTGCAGTTAATGGTGGCATTATTGAAATTAAAGACAATCTTGTGACCATTGTTGCGGATTCAGCTGAGCGTGAACGTGATATTGATCTTTCTCGGGCAGAACGTGCTAAAAAACGTGCTGAAAAAGCAATTGAAGAAGCTAAAGAGCAACATCGTATTGATGAAGTTCAACGTGCTCAGGTTGCTTTGCGGCGTGCGCTTAACCGTATAAATGTAGGATCTAAATAAGAAACAAAAAAGAGGCTGGAACAAAAAGTGCTCCAGCTTTTTTTGTTGTGCAGAGGTTTTTATTTAACATAGTAGTTGATGGAATTTTCGCATCTTAATTTTTAGGCTTACGGAACCATCAAAGCTTATCTAATCCCATGAATACCAGATCATCAATACAATACCTATCACTTTGCGGAAAGCTAAACAACAAAATTGACATCGCCATTTCATGACGCTTTACTGATTTTTATCCGCTCTCTTTTTTGGTATAATAGAGTTATGGAAATTTTACGAAATAGTATCATGTTGATGAGTCATTTTATATTTATTGCTATTTTTTTACAACCTTCTGATTAATTTATTTGATTGGGGAAAAATTGTTAAACAAGCTTCTGAAAATATAGGACGTCTCAAATTGTTTTTGCTGTTTATTAGCATTGTCATTGGTTATATGGTCAGTACTTTTATCTGGTCTGTCATTTCGTTAAGTCAAGATATCTTTTTTGCGATTTAATTTATTCGAATAGTGTCTTTATTATGGTATAATGCAAGAATAAATTATAATGATTGGAGAAATTCGTGGATAGAATAATTATTGAAGGCGGAAAAACACAACTTAAAGGGGAAGTCATTATTGAAGGGGCGAAAAATGCCGTCCTTCCGCTATTGGCAGCGGCCATTTTACCGACAAAGGGGCAAACGCTTCTAAAGAATGTACCTAATTTGTCTGATGTTTTTACCATGAACAATGTTGTACGCGGCTTAAATGTTGCCGTTGATTTCGATGAAGAAAAGAATCAACTATTGATAGACGCAACAGGTGATATTTTAGATGTGGCTCCTTATGAATATGTCAGTCAAATGCGAGCATCTATCGTTGTTTTGGGACCTATTTTAGCACGAAATGGTCATGCTAAGGTTTCTATGCCTGGAGGCTGTACAATTGGCAGCCGCCCCATTGATTTGCATTTAAAAGGCTTAGAAGCTATGGGAGCTAAGATTCAACAGACAGGTGGTGATATTACGGCCACTGCCGATCGCTTAAAGGGTGCTAACATTTACATGGATTTTCCAAGTGTTGGTGCAACTCAGAATCTTATGATGGCTGCTACTTTAGCTGATGGAACAACGATTATCGAAAATGCAGCACGTGAACCTGAAATCGTTGACTTAGCTAATCTTCTAAATAAGATGGGTGCCAGAGTCATTGGTGCAGGGACTGAGACTTTAACTATTGTAGGTGTTGATGAGATGCACGGTACTGATCACAGTGTTGTGCAAGATCGTATTGAAGCAGGAACCTTCATGGTTGCAGCGGCTATGACCAATGGAAATGTTTTAGTTAAGAATGCTGTGTGGGAACACAATCGTCCTCTCATTTCTAAATTAAGAGAAATGGGTGTCCAAGTCACTGAAGAAGAAAGAGGTATTCGAGTGATATCTGATGTGACCAAACTCAGACCTGTAACGGTTAAAACCATGCCCCACCCCGGTTTTCCAACGGATATGCAGGCGCAGTTTACAGCGCTAATGGCAGTCGTTAAGGGGGAATCAACAATGATCGAGACAGTTTTTGAGAATCGTTTTCAACATTTAGAGGAAATGCGACGAATGGGGCTCACTTCAGAAATTTTACGT comes from Streptococcus troglodytae and encodes:
- the atpD gene encoding F0F1 ATP synthase subunit beta, producing the protein MSTGKIAQVVGPVVDVAFATDDKLPEINNALVVYKDGDKSQRIVLEVALELGDGLVRTIAMESTDGLTRGLEVFDTGRAISVPVGKETLGRVFNVLGDTIDLDKPFAEDVERQPIHKKAPSFDDLSTSTEILETGIKVIDLLAPYLKGGKVGLFGGAGVGKTVLIQELIHNIAQEHGGISVFTGVGERTREGNDLYWEMKESGVIEKTAMVFGQMNEPPGARMRVALTGLTIAEYFRDVEGQDVLLFIDNIFRFTQAGSEVSALLGRMPSAVGYQPTLATEMGQLQERITSTKKGSVTSIQAIYVPADDYTDPAPATAFAHLDSTTNLERRLTQMGIYPAVDPLASSSRALSPEIVGQEHYDVATEVQHVLQRYRELQDIIAILGMDELSDEEKTLVGRARRIQFFLSQNFNVAEQFTGQPGSYVPVAETVRGFKEILEGKYDDLPEDAFRSVGAIEDVVEKAKKMGV
- the murA gene encoding UDP-N-acetylglucosamine 1-carboxyvinyltransferase — translated: MDRIIIEGGKTQLKGEVIIEGAKNAVLPLLAAAILPTKGQTLLKNVPNLSDVFTMNNVVRGLNVAVDFDEEKNQLLIDATGDILDVAPYEYVSQMRASIVVLGPILARNGHAKVSMPGGCTIGSRPIDLHLKGLEAMGAKIQQTGGDITATADRLKGANIYMDFPSVGATQNLMMAATLADGTTIIENAAREPEIVDLANLLNKMGARVIGAGTETLTIVGVDEMHGTDHSVVQDRIEAGTFMVAAAMTNGNVLVKNAVWEHNRPLISKLREMGVQVTEEERGIRVISDVTKLRPVTVKTMPHPGFPTDMQAQFTALMAVVKGESTMIETVFENRFQHLEEMRRMGLTSEILRDTAMIHGGEQLQGAQVMSTDLRASAALILTGMVADGKTTVGKLNHLDRGYYQFHEKLAKLGATISRVNGE
- a CDS encoding F0F1 ATP synthase subunit epsilon, which codes for MAEMTVQIVTPDGLKYDHHAKFILVKTPNGELGVLANHENLIAPLEVHEMKIKRIDDDSHVDWVAVNGGIIEIKDNLVTIVADSAERERDIDLSRAERAKKRAEKAIEEAKEQHRIDEVQRAQVALRRALNRINVGSK
- a CDS encoding F0F1 ATP synthase subunit gamma gives rise to the protein MTGSLSEIKARITSTQKTGKITSAMKMVSSAKLVKSEQAAKDFQIYASKIRQITTDLLHSDLRKGSSNPMLISRPIKKTAYIVITSDKGLVGAYNSTILKAVMDTIKDYHPKGDDYTIISIGGMGSDFFRARHIPVAFELRGLEDNPSFEEVNRIISKSVEMYKNELFDELYVCYSHHINSLTSQVRVEKMLPISDLDADEASEDNIANFELEPSREAILEQLLPQYAESLIYGAIIDAKTAEHAAGMTAMQTATDNADKVIEDLTKLYNRVRQAAITQEITEIVAGANALD
- a CDS encoding DUF1146 family protein, translated to MLFFYNLLINLFDWGKIVKQASENIGRLKLFLLFISIVIGYMVSTFIWSVISLSQDIFFAI